In a genomic window of Xylophilus rhododendri:
- a CDS encoding Bug family tripartite tricarboxylate transporter substrate binding protein — protein sequence MKNFLRSLTLAAASIACLCAPAFADDYPNKPIKLIVPFPPGGSVDMVGRLVGQKLSEALGQPVLVDNRSGAGGNIGMDFVAKAPKDGYTLLVAPSGYAANQHLFAKLPFDPNKDLTPVIRVADQPAVLIVNPKLPVKNVKELIAYAKANPGKVNFGTSGVGGAQDVAARLFMSMTGTEMVNVAYRGGAPALADLLAGQIDLMFETSPTAVPYAKSGKLIPLAVTTEKRIASLPDVPTIAEAGIPGYHSITWIGMAAPGGTPPAIVAKLNAEMQKVLADPAVKKQIGEIALDIAGGSVEDFSKFLKKESADYAKFVKDNNITPQ from the coding sequence ATGAAAAATTTCCTCCGGTCCCTGACCCTCGCCGCGGCGAGCATCGCCTGCCTCTGCGCTCCCGCCTTCGCCGACGACTATCCCAACAAGCCGATCAAGCTGATCGTGCCCTTCCCGCCGGGCGGCAGCGTGGACATGGTCGGCCGCCTGGTCGGCCAGAAGCTCTCCGAAGCGCTCGGCCAGCCGGTGCTGGTGGACAACCGCTCCGGCGCCGGCGGCAACATCGGCATGGACTTCGTCGCCAAGGCGCCCAAGGACGGCTACACCCTGCTGGTCGCGCCCTCGGGTTATGCGGCCAACCAGCACCTGTTCGCCAAGCTGCCCTTCGATCCCAACAAGGACCTGACCCCGGTCATCCGCGTGGCCGACCAGCCGGCGGTGCTCATCGTCAATCCCAAGCTGCCGGTGAAGAACGTCAAGGAACTGATCGCCTATGCCAAGGCCAACCCGGGCAAGGTCAACTTCGGCACCTCCGGCGTCGGCGGCGCGCAGGACGTGGCGGCGCGGCTCTTCATGAGCATGACCGGCACCGAGATGGTCAACGTCGCCTACCGCGGCGGCGCCCCGGCCCTGGCCGACCTGCTGGCCGGCCAGATCGACCTGATGTTCGAGACCTCGCCCACGGCGGTGCCCTACGCCAAGAGCGGCAAGCTGATCCCGCTGGCCGTGACCACCGAGAAACGCATCGCCAGCCTGCCCGACGTGCCCACCATCGCCGAAGCCGGCATCCCCGGCTACCACTCCATCACCTGGATCGGCATGGCCGCCCCGGGCGGCACGCCGCCGGCCATCGTGGCCAAGCTCAATGCCGAGATGCAGAAGGTGCTGGCCGACCCGGCCGTCAAGAAGCAGATCGGCGAGATCGCGCTGGACATCGCCGGCGGCTCGGTGGAGGACTTCTCGAAGTTCCTGAAGAAGGAATCGGCGGACTACGCCAAGTTCGTGAAGGACAACAACATCACGCCGCAGTAA
- a CDS encoding polysaccharide biosynthesis tyrosine autokinase — protein sequence MDPFESTEIPQADRAHAPVRQRPVPPPVMPVAAEAAETAQAPVGATPDKIGDRFVHAGLLTHAQVAQVVERQHSSGTRFGEAAVQLGLLSQADVQSVLSQQFRYATGTGPRTGLDPSLAIALAPYSAEAEAVRRVRAELSIRLSALPKLAVAIVSPGDGEGKSYLAASLAIAYSQLGKRTLLVNANLRSSGQRDWFGLNRKDGLSTMLAGRAPISAGEPAPGFPLLHVIGSGPQPPNPLEILLEPALERLLTSFAEDFDVFIIDTPGAGESSDAQVIARQVGQCLLVGRQHVTRLEDLERTQAQLVTSGAQMVGIVYNTFDAGARAPALPAGKQRGGWLKALRLWPRRS from the coding sequence ATGGATCCTTTCGAAAGCACCGAAATCCCCCAGGCCGACCGCGCCCATGCGCCGGTGCGGCAGCGCCCGGTTCCGCCGCCGGTGATGCCGGTGGCCGCCGAGGCCGCGGAAACGGCCCAGGCACCGGTGGGCGCCACGCCCGACAAGATCGGCGACCGCTTCGTGCACGCCGGCCTGCTCACCCATGCGCAGGTCGCCCAGGTGGTGGAGCGCCAGCACAGCTCCGGCACGCGTTTCGGCGAGGCGGCGGTGCAGCTTGGCCTGCTGTCGCAGGCCGATGTGCAGTCGGTGCTGTCGCAGCAGTTCCGCTACGCCACCGGCACCGGGCCGCGCACCGGGCTCGATCCTTCCCTGGCGATCGCGCTGGCGCCCTACAGCGCCGAGGCCGAAGCCGTGCGCCGGGTGCGCGCCGAACTCTCGATCCGGCTGTCGGCCCTGCCCAAGCTGGCCGTGGCCATCGTCAGCCCGGGCGACGGCGAGGGCAAGAGCTACCTGGCCGCCAGCCTGGCGATCGCCTATTCGCAGCTGGGCAAACGCACGCTGCTGGTGAATGCCAACCTGCGCAGCTCCGGCCAGCGCGACTGGTTCGGGCTCAACCGCAAGGACGGCCTGTCCACCATGCTGGCCGGCCGCGCGCCGATCAGCGCGGGCGAGCCGGCGCCAGGCTTTCCGCTGCTGCATGTGATCGGCTCCGGCCCGCAGCCGCCCAATCCGCTGGAGATCCTGCTGGAGCCGGCGCTCGAACGCCTGCTGACCTCCTTCGCCGAGGACTTCGACGTGTTCATCATCGACACGCCCGGCGCCGGCGAATCCTCCGACGCCCAGGTCATCGCCCGCCAGGTCGGCCAGTGCCTGCTGGTGGGACGCCAGCATGTCACCCGCCTGGAAGACCTGGAACGCACCCAGGCCCAGCTGGTCACCTCCGGCGCGCAGATGGTGGGCATCGTCTACAACACCTTCGATGCCGGAGCCCGGGCCCCGGCGCTGCCGGCCGGCAAGCAGCGGGGCGGCTGGCTCAAAGCCTTGCGCCTATGGCCGCGCCGCAGCTGA
- a CDS encoding addiction module antidote protein — MSKLKNAVSHHDAELAELRADRQVAVEYLKAAMESLDDPNDRAAGLLALRTVAEAYGGLGAVAHEAGISREALYRALSPKGNPTLKTLLAVLKTVGLRLSVESEKHAHA, encoded by the coding sequence ATGAGCAAACTCAAGAACGCGGTGTCCCACCATGATGCGGAGTTGGCCGAGCTGCGCGCCGACCGGCAGGTCGCGGTCGAATACCTCAAGGCCGCCATGGAGTCGCTGGACGACCCCAACGACCGCGCCGCCGGCCTGCTGGCCCTGCGCACCGTGGCCGAGGCCTACGGCGGCCTCGGCGCCGTCGCCCACGAGGCGGGGATCAGCCGGGAGGCGCTCTATCGCGCGCTGTCGCCCAAGGGCAATCCCACGCTCAAGACCTTGCTGGCGGTGCTCAAGACGGTTGGCCTGCGCCTTTCCGTCGAGTCGGAAAAACACGCGCACGCTTAA
- a CDS encoding type II toxin-antitoxin system RelE/ParE family toxin, whose translation MIELFRYRRDDGYEPFSDWLNALRDKAAQARIRIRLRQVQTGNFGDCKSVGEGVSELRVHIGPGYRVYCGRHGKTVVLLLCGGDKASQASDITRAKEMWLQWKRSQT comes from the coding sequence ATGATCGAGCTTTTCCGCTACCGTCGCGACGACGGATACGAGCCCTTCAGCGACTGGCTCAACGCCCTGCGCGACAAGGCCGCCCAGGCGCGGATCCGCATCCGCCTGCGGCAGGTGCAGACCGGCAACTTCGGCGACTGCAAGTCGGTCGGCGAGGGCGTCAGCGAACTACGGGTGCACATCGGCCCCGGCTACCGCGTGTATTGCGGGCGCCATGGCAAGACGGTCGTGCTGCTGCTGTGCGGCGGCGACAAGGCCAGCCAGGCGAGCGACATCACACGGGCAAAGGAAATGTGGCTGCAATGGAAACGGAGTCAGACATGA
- a CDS encoding RraA family protein: protein MFVLKSLPPQVDPALLELLVQAEPAVIGHFRYTGFMSPDIKAHQQDRRVVGTAVTIRVPGMDGSMVHYAIGQARKGDIIVMDRCGEMSIASMGGALAYAAKVIGVAGFVVDGLVTDLGELRQYGVPVWSKGTSAVTVKSLGLGGEFCIPVTCGGVAVNPGDAILADENGILVLPPEDIEAAAKRAIQMQADEKITLRRLDAGEKYPDVMGTTAIIKKAMGLA from the coding sequence GTGTTCGTACTCAAATCCCTGCCGCCCCAAGTCGATCCGGCCCTGCTCGAACTGCTGGTGCAGGCGGAGCCCGCCGTCATCGGGCATTTCCGCTATACGGGCTTCATGTCGCCCGACATCAAGGCGCACCAGCAGGACCGTCGGGTGGTCGGCACCGCGGTCACCATCCGTGTGCCGGGCATGGACGGCTCGATGGTCCACTACGCCATCGGCCAGGCGCGCAAGGGCGACATCATCGTGATGGACCGCTGCGGCGAGATGTCCATCGCCTCCATGGGCGGCGCCCTGGCCTATGCGGCCAAGGTGATCGGCGTGGCCGGCTTCGTGGTCGACGGCCTGGTCACCGACCTGGGCGAACTGCGCCAGTACGGCGTGCCGGTCTGGTCCAAGGGCACCTCGGCGGTCACCGTCAAGTCGCTTGGCTTGGGCGGAGAGTTCTGCATTCCGGTGACCTGCGGCGGTGTGGCGGTGAATCCGGGCGATGCCATCCTGGCCGACGAGAACGGCATCCTGGTATTGCCGCCGGAGGATATCGAGGCAGCCGCCAAACGCGCGATCCAGATGCAGGCCGATGAAAAGATCACGCTGCGGCGACTGGATGCGGGCGAGAAATATCCCGACGTCATGGGCACCACGGCGATTATCAAGAAAGCCATGGGACTGGCATGA
- a CDS encoding SLBB domain-containing protein: MSNCWSAFPALGRRPVLRIRCLLAAAFGALALCGASWAQVPSDASRGGILPAAPGVLQTQALPSSTVSNARIGSGDVLRITVLGQPDLSAEVGVNDRGSVAVALIGEVPVAGLSTSDAAALIADRLRKGGFLLQPEVSVDAVQIRSQLVSVLGEVRQPGRYTIPGRLTVLELLATAGGLTDNADQTVTLLRLADPAAVAASAAGNVPASPDAVPADGGRRIPIRLGDATASGGASRGGLDAELRTGDVVYVERKKLFYIHGEVNRPGAYPMEPGMTVMRALALGGGANLRASLKRIDIHRSVNGADQPFRAGIAEPVLPGDTVYVNESLF; the protein is encoded by the coding sequence ATGTCGAACTGCTGGAGCGCCTTCCCCGCCCTGGGCCGCCGCCCGGTGCTCCGCATCCGCTGCCTGCTGGCTGCCGCTTTCGGCGCCCTGGCGCTGTGCGGCGCGTCGTGGGCCCAGGTACCTTCCGATGCGAGCCGCGGCGGCATCCTGCCGGCAGCGCCCGGCGTGCTGCAGACGCAGGCCTTGCCGAGTTCCACGGTGAGCAACGCCCGCATCGGCAGCGGCGACGTGCTGCGCATCACGGTGCTGGGCCAGCCCGACCTGTCGGCCGAAGTCGGCGTGAACGACCGCGGCTCGGTGGCCGTGGCCCTGATCGGCGAGGTGCCGGTGGCGGGCCTGTCGACCAGCGACGCCGCCGCCCTGATCGCCGACCGCCTGCGCAAGGGCGGTTTCCTTCTGCAGCCCGAGGTGTCGGTGGATGCGGTGCAGATCCGCAGCCAGCTGGTCTCGGTGCTGGGCGAAGTGCGCCAGCCCGGCCGCTACACGATTCCCGGCCGGCTCACCGTGCTGGAGCTGCTGGCCACCGCCGGCGGCCTGACCGACAACGCCGACCAGACCGTCACCCTGCTGCGCCTGGCCGACCCGGCCGCCGTGGCCGCCTCGGCCGCCGGCAACGTGCCGGCCAGTCCCGACGCGGTGCCGGCCGATGGCGGCCGGCGCATCCCGATCCGCCTGGGCGACGCCACGGCCTCCGGCGGCGCCAGCCGCGGCGGGCTCGACGCCGAGCTGCGCACCGGCGACGTGGTCTATGTGGAGCGCAAGAAACTCTTCTACATCCACGGCGAGGTCAACCGCCCCGGCGCCTATCCGATGGAGCCCGGCATGACGGTGATGCGTGCCCTGGCCCTTGGCGGCGGCGCCAACCTGCGTGCCTCGCTCAAGCGCATCGACATCCACCGCAGCGTCAACGGTGCCGACCAGCCCTTCCGCGCCGGCATCGCCGAGCCGGTGCTGCCGGGCGACACGGTGTACGTCAACGAAAGCCTGTTCTAG
- a CDS encoding helix-turn-helix domain-containing protein, protein MKSAQDSDLLQAFAAEIRARRTATGDSQEALAFKASLNRTFVAKLELAQTSPSLSTLFRLAAALQVAPAELVGSVSQRYRRQA, encoded by the coding sequence ATGAAATCCGCACAAGACAGCGATCTTCTCCAGGCTTTCGCCGCCGAGATACGGGCTCGCAGAACCGCGACCGGAGACAGCCAGGAAGCCCTCGCCTTCAAGGCTTCACTCAACCGGACCTTTGTCGCGAAGCTCGAACTGGCGCAGACCAGCCCTTCGCTCTCAACGTTGTTTCGGCTGGCGGCAGCCCTGCAGGTCGCGCCTGCCGAACTCGTCGGATCGGTGAGCCAGCGTTATCGACGACAGGCGTGA
- a CDS encoding GumC family protein, which produces MSSTQLIAMIRARRRLVLGVAALTFLATALVLMVVPRSWTASSDVYVDYKAADPISGRQFSAGQDESYLSTQIDILSSRAVTERVVDSLNLRDSPDYRELVAKVGSDKAYSQLVKTIADSTQAVSRRTSRVIEVSYSADSPDKARDYANAVVRSYIALSAEIASNAARSRSEQYNAQLEKLRAEVNRIQDELTAYQQKVGILNVNERDDVANAEIGNLTTSLVNLQNQRQEALGRQHTIDSMLQSGRPEDLPEIGSQPAVADLKARLSDVDRRLTEARSVLGPNHPRSRSLVAERAELSARLARETRSAVSARRLDLDRLAGQQRDVERLISVRQKKLLEQKAQRDTLLAYQRQLDGAERVYTAATQKYDDILMAGNISAVNLTVLRQAETPSIPSKPRVTSSLAASLVAGLLLGLCIALLLELGTRRLRSREDLVRGLRLPVLGEIGMVG; this is translated from the coding sequence ATGTCGTCGACGCAGCTGATCGCGATGATCCGCGCCCGCCGCCGGCTGGTGCTGGGCGTGGCGGCGCTGACCTTCCTGGCCACCGCCCTGGTGCTGATGGTGGTGCCGCGCAGCTGGACCGCGTCGTCCGACGTGTATGTCGACTACAAGGCCGCCGACCCGATCAGCGGCCGGCAGTTCTCCGCCGGCCAGGACGAGAGCTACCTCAGCACCCAGATCGACATCCTGAGCAGCCGCGCCGTCACCGAGCGGGTGGTCGACAGCCTGAACCTGCGCGATTCGCCGGACTACCGCGAACTGGTCGCCAAGGTCGGCTCGGACAAGGCCTACTCGCAGCTCGTCAAGACGATCGCCGACAGCACGCAGGCGGTCAGCCGCCGCACCAGCCGGGTGATCGAGGTCTCGTATTCCGCCGACTCGCCCGACAAGGCGCGCGACTATGCCAATGCGGTGGTGCGCTCCTACATCGCGCTGTCCGCCGAGATCGCCTCCAACGCGGCGCGCTCGCGCAGCGAGCAGTACAACGCGCAGCTGGAGAAGCTGCGCGCCGAGGTCAACCGCATCCAGGACGAGCTGACCGCCTACCAGCAGAAGGTCGGCATCCTGAACGTGAACGAGCGCGACGACGTGGCCAATGCCGAGATCGGCAACCTGACCACCTCCCTGGTCAACCTGCAGAACCAGCGCCAGGAAGCCCTGGGCCGCCAGCACACCATCGACTCGATGCTGCAGAGCGGCCGGCCGGAAGACCTGCCCGAGATCGGCAGCCAGCCCGCCGTCGCCGACCTCAAGGCGCGCCTGAGCGATGTGGACCGGCGCCTGACCGAGGCCCGCTCGGTGCTCGGCCCCAACCATCCGCGCAGCCGCAGCCTGGTCGCCGAACGGGCCGAACTCAGCGCCCGCCTGGCCCGCGAGACGCGCTCGGCCGTCTCCGCGCGCCGGCTCGACCTGGACCGGCTGGCCGGCCAGCAGCGCGACGTGGAGCGGCTGATTTCCGTGCGCCAGAAGAAGCTGCTGGAGCAGAAGGCCCAGCGCGACACCCTGCTGGCCTACCAGCGCCAGCTCGATGGCGCCGAGCGTGTCTACACCGCGGCCACGCAGAAGTACGATGACATCCTGATGGCCGGCAACATCAGCGCGGTCAACCTGACCGTGCTGCGCCAGGCCGAGACGCCGAGCATCCCGTCCAAGCCGCGCGTCACCAGCAGCCTGGCCGCCAGCCTGGTCGCCGGCCTGCTGCTGGGCCTGTGCATCGCGCTGCTGCTGGAGCTGGGAACACGCCGTCTGCGCAGCCGCGAAGACCTGGTGCGCGGCCTGCGCCTGCCCGTCCTGGGTGAAATCGGCATGGTGGGCTGA
- a CDS encoding LysR family transcriptional regulator, whose translation MTRFTLRQIEAFYWCAMLGTVHAAAQHLHISQPAVSTRIKELEDALQLTLFSRSHQRIELTAAGRKALSYAERLLRAGHELQQLGGSTVPLQGVLRFGADETGAAVAATELLRQIKLLHPALKVELSLEVSKVLREKLARREIDLALHGTALQRPNVVDELLGHVSLTWIAASGFDAGPAPLTPERAVLLPIVTNPAPSILHGLVKDWLHVSGYEFNSFSSCNSIAMIIRLVQSGHAIAALPVPVVAEALKNGLVRRIETRPPVPSMPYYISYLDDKMNSGIQDIVALVKSILISADFFAELAAQP comes from the coding sequence ATGACCCGTTTTACCCTGCGCCAAATCGAGGCCTTTTATTGGTGCGCAATGCTCGGAACGGTGCATGCCGCGGCCCAGCATTTACATATCAGCCAGCCGGCCGTCTCCACCAGAATCAAGGAATTGGAAGACGCGCTGCAACTCACGCTTTTCTCGCGCAGCCACCAGCGCATCGAACTCACGGCGGCGGGCCGCAAGGCCCTGTCCTATGCCGAGCGTTTGCTGCGTGCCGGGCATGAACTCCAGCAGTTGGGCGGCAGCACGGTGCCGCTGCAAGGCGTGCTCCGTTTTGGTGCGGACGAGACCGGCGCCGCCGTCGCCGCCACCGAGCTTCTGAGGCAGATCAAGCTGCTGCACCCCGCGCTCAAGGTGGAACTCAGCCTGGAGGTGAGCAAGGTCTTGCGCGAAAAGCTGGCCCGGCGCGAGATCGACCTGGCCCTGCACGGCACCGCGCTGCAACGGCCGAACGTGGTCGACGAGCTGCTCGGCCATGTCAGCCTGACCTGGATCGCCGCCAGCGGCTTCGATGCCGGCCCGGCGCCGCTGACGCCCGAGCGGGCGGTGCTGCTGCCCATCGTGACCAATCCGGCGCCGTCGATATTGCACGGGCTGGTCAAGGACTGGCTGCATGTCTCCGGTTATGAATTCAACAGTTTCAGCTCCTGCAATTCGATTGCCATGATTATTCGGCTGGTGCAATCGGGACATGCCATTGCGGCATTACCAGTACCCGTGGTGGCCGAGGCGCTGAAAAACGGCCTGGTGCGGCGCATTGAAACCCGGCCGCCGGTGCCGAGCATGCCGTATTACATATCCTATCTCGACGACAAAATGAATTCGGGTATTCAGGATATTGTCGCGCTGGTCAAGAGCATTTTGATTTCGGCGGATTTCTTCGCCGAGCTTGCCGCCCAGCCCTGA
- a CDS encoding NADP-dependent malic enzyme, with product MTQLSAAEEALRDAARDYHRLPTRGKISVEPTKRLDNQRDLSLAYSPGVAYPCLDIQADPSKAADYTSRGNLVAVITNGTAVLGLGDIGPLAAKPVMEGKGCLFKKFAGVDVFDIELAERDPDKLIEIIASLEPTLGGINLEDIKAPECFYIEQQLSKRMNIPVFHDDQHGTAIISSAALLNGLELVGKKIDEVKIAVSGAGAAAIACVDVMVGLGVKRENIFMVDSKGVIYEGRPGKLDESKARYAQKTEARTLADVVNGADVFLGCSAPGVMTADMVKTMARQPIILALANPEPEIRPELAKAIRPDCIIATGRSDYPNQVNNVLCFPYIFRGALDCGATKITQEMKLACVREIAELAKAETSDEVAAAYPGVELVFGPDYLIPTPFDPRLILRIAPAVAQAAVASGVATRPIEDIEAYRETLTRFVYKTGMFMRPVFAAAKVSPQRVAFAEGEDERVLRAVQVAIDESLCKPILIGRPAVIEARIQKAGLRLKLGRDFENVNPEDDPRFRTYWEAYHATMQRNGISTEAAKAAVRRSNTLIASLMVKLGDADAMLCGLVGRYDHHLEHVSHIVGLKDGAHGFAALNALMLPQQTLFIADTYINDTPDAEELAEIALAAAEAVKRFGLPPKVAFLSHSNYGTSTRPSALKMRAAFERFRELAPDIEAEGELHGDAALSASVRAGSGVADSLLTDSANVLICPNLDAANILFNVLKTTSGQGMTIGPILLGAAAPVHILTPSSTVRRILNMTALAAAEAAAAKAA from the coding sequence ATGACCCAGCTTTCCGCGGCCGAAGAGGCCCTGCGCGACGCAGCCCGCGACTACCACCGCCTGCCCACCCGGGGCAAGATCTCGGTGGAGCCGACCAAGCGCCTGGACAACCAGCGCGACCTGTCCCTGGCCTATTCGCCGGGCGTCGCCTACCCCTGCCTGGACATCCAGGCCGACCCGTCCAAGGCGGCCGACTACACCTCGCGCGGCAACCTGGTGGCGGTGATCACCAACGGCACCGCGGTGCTGGGCCTGGGCGACATCGGCCCGCTGGCCGCCAAGCCGGTGATGGAAGGCAAGGGCTGCCTGTTCAAGAAGTTCGCCGGCGTCGACGTGTTCGACATCGAGCTGGCCGAACGCGATCCGGACAAGCTGATCGAGATCATCGCCTCGCTCGAACCCACGCTGGGCGGCATCAACCTCGAGGACATCAAGGCGCCCGAGTGCTTCTACATCGAGCAGCAGCTCTCCAAGCGCATGAACATCCCGGTGTTCCATGACGACCAGCACGGCACCGCCATCATCTCCTCGGCCGCCCTGCTCAACGGGCTGGAACTGGTCGGCAAGAAGATCGACGAGGTGAAGATCGCCGTCTCCGGCGCCGGCGCCGCGGCCATCGCCTGCGTGGACGTGATGGTGGGCCTGGGCGTGAAGCGCGAGAACATCTTCATGGTCGACTCCAAGGGCGTGATCTACGAAGGCCGCCCCGGCAAGCTCGACGAATCCAAGGCCCGCTACGCCCAGAAGACCGAGGCCCGCACCCTGGCCGACGTGGTCAATGGCGCCGACGTGTTCCTGGGCTGCTCGGCCCCCGGCGTGATGACGGCGGACATGGTCAAGACCATGGCGCGCCAGCCCATCATCCTGGCCCTGGCCAACCCCGAGCCGGAGATCCGCCCGGAGCTGGCCAAGGCCATCCGCCCGGACTGCATCATCGCCACCGGCCGCTCGGACTATCCGAACCAGGTCAACAACGTCCTGTGCTTCCCCTACATCTTCCGCGGCGCGCTCGATTGCGGCGCCACCAAGATCACCCAGGAGATGAAGCTGGCCTGCGTGCGCGAGATCGCCGAGCTGGCCAAGGCCGAGACCAGCGACGAGGTCGCCGCCGCCTATCCGGGCGTGGAACTGGTGTTCGGCCCCGACTACCTGATCCCCACGCCCTTCGATCCCCGCCTGATCCTGCGCATCGCGCCGGCCGTGGCCCAGGCCGCCGTGGCCTCGGGCGTGGCCACCCGCCCGATCGAGGACATCGAGGCCTACCGCGAAACGCTGACCCGCTTCGTCTACAAGACCGGCATGTTCATGCGCCCGGTGTTCGCCGCCGCCAAGGTGAGCCCGCAGCGCGTGGCCTTCGCCGAAGGTGAGGACGAACGTGTGCTGCGCGCCGTGCAGGTCGCCATCGACGAAAGCCTGTGCAAGCCCATCCTGATCGGCCGCCCGGCCGTCATCGAGGCGCGCATCCAGAAGGCCGGCCTGCGCCTGAAGCTCGGCCGCGACTTCGAGAACGTCAATCCCGAGGACGACCCGCGTTTCCGCACCTACTGGGAGGCCTACCACGCCACCATGCAGCGCAACGGCATCAGCACCGAGGCCGCCAAGGCCGCCGTGCGCCGCAGCAACACGCTGATCGCCTCGCTGATGGTCAAGCTCGGCGATGCCGACGCCATGCTCTGCGGCCTGGTCGGCCGCTACGACCACCACCTGGAGCATGTGAGCCACATCGTCGGCCTGAAGGACGGCGCCCATGGCTTCGCCGCCCTCAACGCGCTGATGCTGCCGCAGCAGACCCTGTTCATCGCCGACACCTACATCAACGACACGCCCGACGCGGAAGAACTGGCCGAGATCGCCCTGGCCGCCGCCGAGGCCGTCAAGCGCTTTGGCCTGCCGCCCAAGGTGGCCTTCCTGTCGCACAGCAACTACGGCACCAGCACGCGCCCCTCGGCGCTGAAGATGCGCGCGGCCTTCGAGCGTTTCCGCGAACTGGCACCCGACATCGAGGCCGAAGGCGAGCTGCATGGCGACGCCGCCCTGTCGGCCAGCGTGCGCGCCGGCTCGGGCGTGGCCGACAGCCTGCTGACCGACTCGGCCAACGTGCTGATCTGCCCCAACCTGGACGCGGCCAACATCCTGTTCAATGTGCTGAAGACCACCAGCGGCCAGGGCATGACCATTGGCCCCATCCTGCTGGGCGCGGCCGCGCCGGTGCACATCCTGACGCCGTCCTCCACGGTGCGCCGGATCCTGAACATGACGGCGCTGGCGGCGGCCGAAGCGGCGGCGGCCAAGGCGGCCTGA
- a CDS encoding amidase produces the protein MSALPSAHTGADFSDGFPGIAEMGQWLREGRCSSVDLVKASLARIEALDGELHAFVAVYAEEALLAAEAADRQIAAGIHLGPLQGIPVAIKDNVDLIGRASSAGWPMLDRPATENAWIAQRLLANGAVIVGKTHMVQFALGAWGHNEQMGAPRNPWGRDVHRAPGGSSSGSAVAVAAGMVPLSIGTDTGGSVRMPASFCGITGLKPTVGKLSTQGVVPLSTTLDSVGLFTQTAADASLAYAALSGEPEKPAASLAGQRIGFLGRADLQGVQPEVLAAYDAALEVFRQAGAHLQPITLTGSFDGFADIAASIMLPEGAAFWGEQAANPALAMDGAVRPRLLAGAAIPAVQYVKALQKRDALKREIAEVLSRFDAFVTPATPHTATALADIDHGKPPVKYTRVVNLLDLCGVSLPLGLDGQQLPIGLQIAAAEGADALLMQIARAFQAATRWHETRWKA, from the coding sequence ATGAGCGCCTTGCCTTCCGCCCATACCGGCGCCGATTTTTCCGACGGGTTTCCGGGCATCGCCGAAATGGGGCAATGGCTGCGCGAGGGCCGCTGCAGCTCGGTCGACCTGGTCAAGGCCAGCCTGGCCCGTATCGAGGCGCTCGATGGCGAACTGCACGCCTTCGTCGCCGTGTATGCCGAGGAAGCCCTGCTGGCCGCCGAGGCCGCCGACCGGCAGATCGCCGCCGGCATCCACCTCGGGCCGCTGCAGGGCATTCCGGTGGCGATCAAGGACAACGTCGACCTGATCGGCCGCGCCAGCAGCGCCGGCTGGCCGATGCTGGACCGGCCCGCCACCGAGAACGCCTGGATCGCCCAGCGCCTGCTGGCCAATGGCGCGGTCATCGTCGGCAAGACGCACATGGTGCAGTTCGCCCTCGGCGCCTGGGGCCACAACGAACAGATGGGCGCGCCGCGCAATCCCTGGGGGCGCGATGTGCACCGTGCGCCGGGCGGATCGAGCAGCGGCTCGGCGGTGGCGGTGGCCGCGGGCATGGTGCCGCTGTCCATCGGCACCGACACCGGCGGCTCGGTGCGCATGCCGGCCTCCTTCTGCGGCATCACCGGCCTGAAGCCGACGGTGGGCAAACTCAGCACCCAGGGCGTGGTGCCGCTCAGTACCACACTCGACAGCGTGGGCCTGTTCACCCAGACGGCCGCCGATGCGTCCCTGGCCTATGCGGCCCTGTCGGGCGAGCCCGAGAAGCCGGCCGCCAGCCTGGCCGGCCAGCGCATCGGCTTTTTGGGCCGGGCCGACCTGCAGGGCGTGCAGCCCGAGGTGCTGGCGGCCTACGACGCGGCGCTGGAAGTCTTTCGGCAGGCCGGCGCGCACCTGCAGCCGATCACGCTGACCGGCTCCTTCGACGGCTTCGCCGACATCGCCGCCTCCATCATGCTGCCCGAGGGCGCCGCCTTCTGGGGCGAGCAGGCGGCCAACCCGGCACTGGCCATGGACGGCGCGGTGCGTCCGCGCCTGCTGGCCGGCGCCGCCATCCCGGCCGTGCAGTACGTCAAGGCGCTGCAGAAGCGCGACGCCCTCAAGCGCGAGATCGCCGAGGTGCTGAGCCGCTTCGACGCCTTCGTCACGCCCGCCACGCCGCACACCGCCACCGCGCTCGCCGACATCGACCATGGCAAGCCGCCGGTGAAGTACACGCGGGTGGTGAACCTGCTGGACCTGTGCGGCGTGTCGCTGCCGCTGGGCCTGGACGGGCAGCAACTTCCCATCGGCCTGCAGATCGCGGCAGCCGAAGGCGCCGACGCCCTGCTGATGCAGATCGCCCGTGCCTTCCAGGCCGCGACGCGCTGGCACGAAACACGCTGGAAGGCCTGA